In the genome of SAR324 cluster bacterium, the window AATCTTGAAAAAACGCCAGTATCGCCCCAGACCAGACATAATTTTCAGCACAGCGTCACTCTGTGTCCAATAATGGGAGGAATCGAATAATACAAGTGTTTTACCAGTTGCCAATGTCAAATCCGCTTGTGTAAAAAGCCATTGAGCCAATGCTGAATGCTGACCCGTGAAATAGAAATACCGTTTTTGATCATATTTCATTAAAAATTGAACCGAACCGGTACACAAAACACAGTCCTCATCAAACACAATCAAAGCATGTTGTTTGAGGGAAATGACAGGTATTTTTTTACCTGGAGTCTGATTCATTGCTTTTCCCACGTTGTGTTATTTTTTTTAGCGTTGAGCCAAGGGCTTTGAACAATCCTCCATTAGCTGAAGGTTTTCCCGCGACTTCCGGAGGCCTGGAGGTGCCGGGTTTCGCCTGAGGTTTGGTTTCTG includes:
- a CDS encoding DUF393 domain-containing protein → MNQTPGKKIPVISLKQHALIVFDEDCVLCTGSVQFLMKYDQKRYFYFTGQHSALAQWLFTQADLTLATGKTLVLFDSSHYWTQSDAVLKIMSGLGRYWRFFKILGWFPQRWRDSVYDLISRHRYQWFGKKQHCLVPNPEQQSRFLSEIFQIRDFAFQK